The following nucleotide sequence is from Micromonospora sp. WMMD1120.
GGACCTGGGCGGTCGGGAGGACCTGGTCGCCCGACTGGCCGAGCTGGCGTACGACCCGGACGCTCCGGCGATGGTGCTGGTCACCCACCACGTGGAGGAGATCCCACCGGGGTTCACCCACGCGCTGCTGCTGCGTGAGGGCGGCGTGGTCGCCCAGGGGCTGCTCGCCGACACGCTCACCGGTGACAACCTCTCCAAGACCTTCGGCCTGCCCCTGGTGGTCGAGCGGTCGGGCGACCGCTTCACCGCCCGCGCCGCCTGATCGTCGCGCCGGACGGGAACGACGATGCCGCAGACCCAGGTCGCCGTGGTGGGCAGCGCCAACATGGATCTGGTCGCGATGGCGCCTGCGCTGCCGAAGGTGGGCGAGACCATGCTCGGCACCGACTTCGTGATGGTCCCCGGCGGTAAGGGCGCCAACCAGGCGGTCGCCGCCGCTCGTGCCGGCGCCGCCTGCTCCTTCCTCGGCGCGATCGGCTCGGACGCCTTCGGCGTCACCCTCAGGGCGCGCATCACCGCCGCCGGTGTGGACACCGAACACCTGCGCGTGGTCTACGGCACGTCCGGCGTGGCACTGGTCATGGTCAACGCTCAGGGGGAGAACGCCATCGTGGTCACCCCCGGCGCGAACGACGCGCTCGTCGACCTGACCGAGCAGGAGTTGGCCACGGTACGCGCGGCGGACGTCCTGGTCGCCCAGTTGGAGGTCCCGGTCGAGACCGTGACGGCCGCCGCGGTGGCCGCCCGCGAGGCCGGCACCCGGGTGATCCTGAACGCCGCCCCGGCGCGGGACCTCCCGGCCGAACTGCTCGCCGCAGTGGACCTGCTCGTGGTCAACGAGGGCGAGGCCCAGACGCTCGCCGGCCGGGGTCGAGAGGAGCCCCGGGCGCTTCTCGACCTGACCCCCCGGGCCGTGCTCACTCTCGGCGGCGCGGGCGCCTGGTACGTCGACCGGGACGGCATCCAGGCGCACGTGCCGGCGGTGCCCGTCGACGTGGTCGACTCCACCGCCGCCGGCGACGCGTTCACCGCCGCGCTGGCCGTCGGCTGGGGTGAGGGCCGTGACCTGGTCGACGCCGTGCGCTGGGCCTCGGCTGCCGGCGCCGCCTGTGTCCGCAGGCTCGGCGCGTCGGTGGCGCTCCCGCACCGCGCCGAGATCGACGAGCTGTACTCGCCCGCCTGACCCGCCCCGCTCAGCCGACGGATTCGTCGCTGATCTTCTCGCCCCGACGGCGCAGCATGCCCAGCCCGGGGATGCCGGCCACGGCGAGCTTGAGGTCGCGGGTCACGTCCAGCAGGTCGTGCAGGTCGGGGCCGACCCGGTCCAGGGTGGCCAGGATGGGCAGGATGTCGGCGGTCAGGTGCTCCTTGAGCTTGGGCAGTTCGTCGATCAGGTGGATGGCCGCGCTGATCTCCTCGTGGCTCAGCTCCCGCACGAACCTCCCGGCCATCGGCGCGGCCCGACGCAGCGCCGGCTCGTACGCCGACAGCAGCTCGGCCGCGGTGGCGGCGGCCTCCGCCGCGGTGCCCACGGTGTCGGTGGCCCGGCCGGCCACTCCGTCGGCCTTCGCGACCACCGTCGCGGCGGTCCGGGCCACCCGGTCGGCCTCGGCCACCACGACGGCGGCGGAGGCGGCCACCTCGGTGGCGGTGTCGATGGCGGTGGTCGCGGCGGCGCTGATCACGGCCACCTCACGGACCGCCGCCTCGGCGTCGGTGAGCACCTGGTCGGTCCGTTCCAGTGTGGTTTCGATCCGGTCGACCACGCCGTTGATCCGGGCCAGCAGCGCCTCCACCCCGTCCAGCACCGCGAACGCGCGGGCGGGCACGGCGGCGAACGAGGCGGCCGAGCCGAGCGCCTGGTCGAGGGCGGAGCGGGTCAGGCCGACGACAGCGGTCGGGTTGGGGAGGGGGATCGCCATGGGATCAAGTGTGCGTCGGCCATGCGAGAACCGCCCGACGGGCAGGTGGTCACCCCTCGCCGTGCTGTTCGACGGCACGCTGCACAGCCCGGTAGATCTGCCCGAACCGCAGCGCGTCCGGGGTGCGCACCAGCAGATCCTCCCGG
It contains:
- a CDS encoding ribokinase; the protein is MPQTQVAVVGSANMDLVAMAPALPKVGETMLGTDFVMVPGGKGANQAVAAARAGAACSFLGAIGSDAFGVTLRARITAAGVDTEHLRVVYGTSGVALVMVNAQGENAIVVTPGANDALVDLTEQELATVRAADVLVAQLEVPVETVTAAAVAAREAGTRVILNAAPARDLPAELLAAVDLLVVNEGEAQTLAGRGREEPRALLDLTPRAVLTLGGAGAWYVDRDGIQAHVPAVPVDVVDSTAAGDAFTAALAVGWGEGRDLVDAVRWASAAGAACVRRLGASVALPHRAEIDELYSPA